In Pyrus communis chromosome 8, drPyrComm1.1, whole genome shotgun sequence, one genomic interval encodes:
- the LOC137742472 gene encoding reactive Intermediate Deaminase A, chloroplastic-like gives MAWCAARSFHMPAVDMGALRTRAPLAAVAGFASVAGSSFWRSLTSSKPSSRFACSAISTDARIKEAVHTDKAPAAMGQYSQAIKVDDFVHVSGCLGLIPETGKFVSDNVVDQTEQVLKNMGEILKASGASYSSVVETTILLADWNNFKKVNEIYAKYFPSPAPARSIFQIAALPLDAKIETGCIAAL, from the exons atggcatGGTGTGCGGCGAGGAGCTTTCACATGCCGGCGGTCGACATGGGCGCATTACGCACCCGTGCTCCGTTAGCCGCCGTCGCAGGCTTTGCCTCGGTAGCTGGCTCCAGTTTCTGGCGATCTTTGACTTCATCGAAGCCCTCCTCTCGCTTCGCTTGCTCAGCCATTTCCACCGACGCTC GAATTAAGGAAGCTGTTCACACAGACAAGGCTCCGGCTGCAATGGGCCAGTATTCTCAGGCAATCAAAGTCGACGACTTTGTTCATGTGTCGGGTTGTCTTGGTCTGATTCCTGAG ACAGGGAAGTTTGTGTCGGATAATGTTGTAGATCAGACAGAGCAG GTTCTgaaaaatatgggggaaataCTGAAAGCAAGCGGGGCCAGCTATTCCTCTGTGGTTGAAACGACTATTCT GTTGGCTGATTGGAACAACTTCAAGAAAGTCAATGAAATCTATGCTAAAT ATTTTCCATCTCCAGCCCCAGCACGTTCAATATTTCAGATAGCGGCGCTGCCATTGGATGCCAAGATTGAAACTGGGTGCATTGCGGCACTGTAA
- the LOC137742890 gene encoding uncharacterized protein codes for MEFAYNSSFHSSIGMSPSEALYGKSCRTSLCWSEVGERVLVGPEIVEETTQNVQVIRSNLKAAQDRQKSLGDRHTTDRVYKVSDWVFLKLSPWRGVVQFGKKGKLSPRYIRPYMITERVGEMAYRLELPTELVKVHNVFHVSMLHHYVADPSHVIPPQPLEINPNLTYDEEPVTILDWKENVLRKKTMSLVKVLWSNHSVEEAT; via the coding sequence atggaatttgcctacaacagcagctttcattcgagtatcggtaTGTCACCATCTGAGGCACTATACGGTAAATCTTGTCGTACAtccttgtgttggtcagaggtcggagaaagagttttggtgggccctgAGATTGtagaggagactactcaaaatgttcaagtaattaggtctaacctgaaagcggcCCAGGATCGACAAAAGAGCTTAGGGGACCGGCATACTACTGACAGAGTGTATAAAGTAAGTGATTGGGTGTTTTTGAAGTTGTCACCGTGGAGAGGAGTAGTGCAGTTcggaaagaaaggtaagttaagtCCCAGGTATATCAGACCGTATATGATCACCGAACGAGTTGGTGAAATGGCTTACAGGCTTGAGTTGCCTACTGAGCTGGttaaagtgcataatgtttttcatgtgtctATGCTTCATCATTACGTTGCGGATCCgtcgcatgtgatacctcctcaaccattgGAAATTAACCCGAATTTAACgtatgatgaggaaccagtaacgattctggattggaaggaaaatgTTCTGAGGAAAAAGACTATGagtttagtgaaagttttgtggagcaATCACTCAGTAGAGGAGGCTACTTAG
- the LOC137742473 gene encoding reactive Intermediate Deaminase A, chloroplastic-like, with protein MAWCAARSFHMPALDMAALRTRAPLAAGAGFASVAGSTLWRSLASSKPSSRFACLAISTDARIKEAVHTDKAPAALGPYSQAIKANNFLHVSGCLGLIPETGKFVSDNVEDQTEQVLKNMGEILKASGASYSSVVKTTILLADLKDFKKVNEIYAKYFPSPAPARSTFQVAALPLDAKIEIECIAAL; from the exons atggcATGGTGTGCGGCGAGGAGCTTCCACATGCCGGCGCTCGACATGGCCGCATTGCGCACCCGGGCTCCGTTAGCCGCCGGCGCGGGCTTTGCCTCGGTGGCCGGTTCCACTCTCTGGCGATCCTTGGCTTCATCGAAGCCCTCGTCTCGCTTTGCTTGCTTAGCCATTTCCACCGATGCTC GAATTAAGGAAGCTGTTCACACAGACAAGGCTCCGGCTGCATTGGGACCGTATTCTCAGGCAATCAAGGCCAACAACTTTCTCCATGTGTCGGGTTGTCTTGGTCTGATTCCTGAG ACAGGGAAGTTTGTGTCGGATAATGTTGAAGATCAGACAGAGCAG GTTCTaaaaaatatgggggaaataCTGAAAGCAAGCGGGGCCAGCTATTCTTCTGTGGTTAAAACGACTATTCT GTTGGCTGATTTGAAAGACTTCAAGAAAGTCAATGAAATCTATGCTAAAT ATTTTCCATCTCCAGCCCCAGCACGTTCAACATTTCAGGTAGCGGCGCTGCCATTGGATGCCAAGATTGAAATTGAGTGCATTGCAGCACTGTAA
- the LOC137741422 gene encoding NEP1-interacting protein 1-like yields the protein MPSFCIAHKMMEELFSGLFRATFRSTEVVSLWVLAAIGDSSGGALIQVTKRVVFAAFTCILALGGAVVGAIHGAIKGQTTETGFLNGAGIGGLAGAIAAIQLMDLAVDGELLSKVAFLVVMVNGKAFMEWVSSALLKAYHWQVSNLETAYREISEIYDIGGVKGLSQDCIQKLPQSTFHSSRSSNIIESCSEFCCSICLQEFKDGENARELPICGHMFHMACIDQWLKRQASCPMCRLQVHIKNVVDFRDC from the exons ATGCCTAGTTTTTGCATTGCTCATAAGATGATGGAGGAATTGTTTTCAGGCTTATTCAGAGCCACATTCAGGTCTACAGAGGTTGTTTCTTTGTGGGTTTTGGCTGCAATTGGTGATTCCAGCGGCGGAGCTTTGATTCAAGTCACAAAACGAGTTGTTTTTGCCGCATTTACCTGCATTCTTGCACTGG GAGGAGCTGTAGTGGGAGCAATTCATGGAGCGATCAAAGGCCAGACAACGGAGACGGGGTTTCTTAATGGTGCCGGCATAGGCGGTTTGGCAGGGGCTATTGCTGCCATTCAATTGATGGATTTGGCGGTGGACGGCGAGTTGTTGTCTAAG GTTGCTTTCTTGGTAGTTATGGTAAATGGGAAGGCGTTTATGGAATGGGTGAGTTCTGCATTGCTAAAAGCCTATCACTGGCAA GTTAGCAATCTGGAAACAGCTTACAGAGAGATTTCTGAAATCTATGACATTGGCGGAGTGAAGGGGTTATCGCaagattgcatccaaaagctcCCTCAAAGTACATTTCACAGCAGCAGGAGCAGCAATATCATCGAGTCTTGCAGTGAATTTTGCTGCTCAATTTGCTTACAG GAATTTAAGGATGGAGAGAATGCAAGAGAACTTCCCATTTGTGGGCATATGTTTCACATGGCCTGCATAGACCAATGGCTAAAGCGACAAGCCTCTTGTCCTATGTGCAGACTGCAAGTCCACATTAAAAACGTAGTAGATTTTAGGGATTGCTAG